The DNA sequence AGAGCTACTACTAAATTGAGATCAAAATCTGTTGTGATGCAACAGGTTTCCAGTAACAGGTAATTTTCCTGTTCACAGTGTAACTGAAAGTGATGTGTCAGGGCTAGGAGCAGTATTACaccaaattaatcattttttcttttttaaaaaaacattatgttCTTTTTGTGAATGATTGAGTggtgtatattatttaatagaaaaaaaagcttgtgtttgtaatctttcattaaaatgtaataactcgCACTGAATTGACACTTTTAAAATCttgtaaaggaatagttcaggcAAAAATTTATATTCTGCCATCTGCCATCACCCACATGTCATTATAAACCTGCATGACATTCATTCTTGTGtgtaacacaaaagaagatatttttaagaaccaaacagttttggttcccattgacactgtggaagtcaatggggcccAAAACCATTTGAACATTCTTCTGAATATCTTCTTCTGTGCTACACAGAAGATAGaagcaggtttggaacaacatgagggtgaatgatgacagaattttcttttctttttttttgtgaacgGTTTATTTAATAGTTAAAGAAGTAATTTAGTGCaggttaatgtttatttaatttacattaggaTATTTTGCACTAATTAGATTTCACTGTGGGCAGTGCTACTATGCAAGATACGACAGCAATAGAGTTgttttttaaagggttagttcacccaaaactgaaaattctgtcattaattactcaccttcgtGTTGTTCTAAACCCGCAAGACCTTTGTGCGTCGTGTTACTCTTGTGAATGCGCAAAGACTGACagggaagagaagaaatttcaaatttaaaaaaaattcaaaaagttgaataaagtcattatttttgttttctttgcacacaaaaagtattctcgtagcttcataaaattacagttgaaccactgatgttacatggactattttaatgatgtccttactacctttctgggccttgaacgtgtcagttccGTTGCTGTCTATTCAGGGTCTGAAAGTTcatggatttcatcaaaaatatcttaatttgtgttctgaagatgaacgaaggtcttatgggtttggaacgatatgagggtgagtaattaatgacagaattttcatttttgggtgaactattcctttaagaaaacatttcatattaccTAATACTAGATTTCACCTACTTTTTCTCATTATAGACAAAATTCAAGTTACATTGTCTACAAAATCTATTGTGTGCATAGGTTTGTAAAAATTCATTAATGTGCTGCAGGTGGTTACTATGCTCCGCCTGGACACTTTCCTCATCCGATAGCTGAGCACTATGGTCCGGGGCCCAGTCACTTTGCTCCAGGTCACACAGCCACGGTCCTCGCCCCTCCTGGTGCCGCCACCACCGTGACTGTTCTACAGGGGGAGATGTTCCAGGCGGCTCCAGTGCAGACGGTTTGTCCACACTGCCAACAACCCATCATCACCCGCATCAGCCACGACATCGGCCTCATGAATACTCTTATCTGTATGTTCTGCTTCTTTGTCGGGTAAGTGAGCTGTGGAGCTGGACAGCACGATATGATCTGATGATATCTGATGATGATCTGATTTCCGCATTAATTTCggtatttcattttcttttagtgTAACTTGATTTACttgaataactaaaactgaaataaaaatgaattaagaatatatagatatatttaaaaaacctaataaatatgaccaaaaacaacacaattattaaaactttaaaatgaaaacatgaataaaacatgatttttgaaaattgtgtatatatatatatatatatatatatatatatataatttaaaaaaaattatattatatactgtcagtgtgtatatatatatatatatatatatatatatatatatatatataattaaaaaaaattatattatatactgtcagtgtgtgtatatatatatatatatatatatatacagtatataatataaaaaatgtatacatgtacatataatcattcaaaatattaataaaaacaataactgtATCTcagttatactaaaataacactggaccGCTCTATGAAATCATCTTTGTCATGTTTTTTCTTGATGTTGGTTGGACCTCATGTCTTTGATTTGACAGACATTCATTTTTCTTAGAAATAATACTAAAAGCTTATGCTGACGTActaaatcattctaacatgctgatgtgctgcacaataaacatttgttagtattatcagtgttattattatttttgtggaaaccatgatacaaaaaaaaagtaaaagaacaGGAGTTATTTGAAGAAGATTTTTTTGTAACGTTGTAAAAGtctttaatttcacttttgatcaatttattccatctttattgaataaaagtgctaatttctttttaaaaatcttactgactccaacCTTTGAATGGTGGTGTGCATGAATTTTAGTACAAAAATGAAAGCAGTTTTCAAAGTAGAAGAGGTGTATTCAGGTCATTGTGTGCatgcataaaaatgcatttttaatcaaattttgaATATATGAGCCCTCAATGACATAAAACCTCTTTGAGATTCCTTCTGACGTTTGTCTTTGTTTTGCAGTTGTGATCTAGGTTGCTGCTTGATCCCCTGTTTGATTGACGACCTCAAGGATGTGACGCACACTTGCCCAAACTGCAAGGGCTATATTTACACATACAAGCGCATATGCTAACAGTTTATGCCATCAACGATCTTGCTGTGACCTCATTCTGGTGGGTGTTGATGACTCGCTTTTTGGTGTTCATTTTTCCCCAACTGACAGTTCATATTTCCAGCCTCTTCTCACTTCATGTAACTACTGATTCTCACACATTTTGACATAGTTACTGATGCCTGTAAAATTAAGCAGAGGTGATTAGCGGTCATTGAAGGATCGGTACATTTTATATGCACAATAGTCAGGGTTACATTGTGTCATCCAagtactgttttatttttattttagcagtAGAGCAAAGTGTATCAATTTAGAGAATATGTGAAAACATTAACCTTGAGAAGCGTAACTAAATGAAGTTCACTTCAGGGTCAGTATTGTTGGATTGTAggaatattattttatgcattactgtttta is a window from the Onychostoma macrolepis isolate SWU-2019 chromosome 03, ASM1243209v1, whole genome shotgun sequence genome containing:
- the cdip1 gene encoding cell death-inducing p53-target protein 1 isoform X2; protein product: MSSDPPPPYPGGPSAPLLVEKNGQPPVPASAPVMTGPPQGQPLPPEYGPPPYEATLQPGFVPPHVPGEGPMPKPLHMPMPMPHPHGGYYAPPGHFPHPIAEHYGPGPSHFAPGHTATVLAPPGAATTVTVLQGEMFQAAPVQTVCPHCQQPIITRISHDIGLMNTLICMFCFFVGCDLGCCLIPCLIDDLKDVTHTCPNCKGYIYTYKRIC
- the cdip1 gene encoding cell death-inducing p53-target protein 1 isoform X1 encodes the protein MSSDPPPPYPGGPSAPLLVEKNGQPPVPAASAPVMTGPPQGQPLPPEYGPPPYEATLQPGFVPPHVPGEGPMPKPLHMPMPMPHPHGGYYAPPGHFPHPIAEHYGPGPSHFAPGHTATVLAPPGAATTVTVLQGEMFQAAPVQTVCPHCQQPIITRISHDIGLMNTLICMFCFFVGCDLGCCLIPCLIDDLKDVTHTCPNCKGYIYTYKRIC